One Theropithecus gelada isolate Dixy chromosome 3, Tgel_1.0, whole genome shotgun sequence genomic window carries:
- the SAMD9 gene encoding sterile alpha motif domain-containing protein 9 → MAKQLNLPQNTDDWTKEDVNRWLESHKIDQKHREILTGQDVNGAVLKWLKKEHLVDMGITHGPAIQIEELFKELQKTAIEDSIQTSKMRKPSKNAPKDQTVSQKESRETSKQKQKDKENPDMANPSTMSTIAKVSESLKVELIEDKIDYTKERQPSIDLTCVSYPFDEFSNPYRYKLDFILQPETGPGNLIDPIHEFKAFTNTETATEEDVKMKFSNEVFRFASACMNSRTNGTIHFGVKDKPHGKIVGVKVTSDTKEALINHFNLMINKYFEDHQVQQAKKCIREPRFVEVLLPNSTLSDRFVIEVDIIPQFSECQYDYFQIKIQNYNNKTWEQSKKFSVFVRDGTSSKDIMKNKADFRTFKADFKTLAESRKAAEEKFRAKTNKKEREGPKLVKLLTGNQDLLDNSYYEQYILVTNKCHPDQTKHLDFLKEIKWFAVLEFDPESNINGVVQDYKASRVANLHFPSIYVEGKTTPNEKISTLNLYHQPSWIFCNGRSDLDSEKYKPFDPSSWQRERASDVRKLISFLTHEDIMPRGKFLVVFLLLSSVDDPRDPLIETFCAFYQDLKGIENILCICVQPHIFQGWKDLLEARLIKHQDEISSQCISALSLEEINGTILKLKSVTQSSKRLLPSIGLSTVLLKKEEDIMTSLEIICENECEGTLLEKDKNKFLEFKASKEEDFYRGGKVSWWNFYFSSESYSSPFVKRDKYERLEAMIQNCADSSKPTCTKIIHLYHHPGCGGTTLAMHILWDLRKKFRCAVLKNKTVDFSEIGEQVTNLITYGAMNRQDYVPVLLLVDDFEEQDNVYLLQYSIQTAIAKKYIRYEKPLVIILNCMRSQNPEKSARIPDSIAVIQQLSPKEQRAFELKLKEIKEQHKNFEDFYSFMIMKTNFNKEYIENVVRNILKGQNIFTKEAKLFSFLALLNSYVPDTTISLSQCERFLGIGNKKAFWGTEKFEDKMGTYSTILIKTEVIECGNYCGVRIIHSLIAKFSLEELKKSYHLNKSQIMLDMLTENLFFDTGMGKSKFLQDMHTLLLTRHRNEHEGETGNWFSPFIEALHKDEGNEAVEAVLLEGIHRFNPNAFICQALARHFYIKKKDFGNALNWAKQAKIIEPDNSYISDTLGQVYKSKIRWWIEENGRNGNISVDDLIALLNLAEQASSAFKESQQQSEYREYEVKERLYQKSKRRYDTYNTAGYQGEIEVGLYTIQILQLIPFFDNKNELSKRDMVNFVSGSGDIPGDQNDEYKLALKNYIPYLTKLKFSLKKSFDFFDEYFVLLKPRNNIKQNEEAKTRKKVAVNFKKYTDIFCLLEESQDIGLGSKFSEPLQIERCRKSLVALKADKFSGLLEYLIKSQEDAISTMEDIVNKYAFLLEQCTVKIQAKEKLNFILANIILSCIKPTSTLVKPVEKLKDQLREVLQPIGLTYRFSEPYFLASLLFWPENQQLDQHSQQMKEYAQALENSFKGQYKHMHRTKQPIAYFFLGKGRRLKRLVHKGKIDQCFENTRDINSLWQSGDVWKEEKVQELLLRLQGRAENNCLYIEYGINEKITIPITPTFLGQLRSGRSIEKVSFYLGFSIGGPLAYDIEIV, encoded by the coding sequence ATGGCAAAGCAACTGAACcttccacaaaatacagatgatTGGACCAAAGAGGATGTAAATCGGTGGTTAGAAAGTCACAAGATTGACCAAAAACACAGGGAAATTTTGACTGGACAAGATGTGAATGGAGCAGTCTTGAAgtggttaaaaaaagaacatcttGTTGATATGGGCATCACACATGGACCAGCTATTCAAATAGAAGAACTATTCAAAGAATTGCAGAAAACAGCCATTGAAGATTCAATTCAGACATCTAAGATGAGAAAGCCCAGTAAAAATGCTCCTAAAGACCAAACCGTGTCTCAAAAGGAAAGTAGAGAAActtcaaagcaaaaacaaaaggataAAGAGAACCCAGATATGGCTAATCCATCTACAATGAGTACAATTGCTAAAGTTTCTGAGTCACTAAAAGTTGAGCTCATAGAAGATAAAATAGATTATACAAAGGAAAGGCAACCATCCATAGACCTGACATGTGTATCATACCCATTTGATGAATTCAGTAATCCATATCGTTACAAGTTGGATTTTATTCTACAGCCTGAAACAGGACCAGGCAATCTCATTGATCCAATACATGAATTCAAAGCCTTCACAAATACAGAAACAGCCACAGAAGAGGATGTTAAGATGAAATTTAGCAATGAGGTTTTCCGATTTGCTTCAGCTTGTATGAATTCACGTACCAATGGCACTATTCATTTTGGAGTCAAAGACAAACCCCATGGGAAAATTGTTGGCGTCAAAGTCACCAGTGATACCAAGGAAGCCCTCATTAACCATTTCAATCTGATGATAAACAAGTATTTTGAAGACCATCAGGTCCAACAAGCAAAGAAGTGCATTCGAGAGCCAAGATTTGTGGAGGTTTTACTGCCAAATAGTACTTTATCTGACAGATTTGTTATTGAAGTGGACATTATTCCACAGTTCTCTGAATGCCAATATGATTATTTCcagattaaaattcaaaattacaacAACAAAACATGGGAACAAAGTAAAAAATTCTCAGTATTTGTGCGAGATGGGACCAGCTCTAAGgacattatgaaaaataaagctgaTTTCAGAACAtttaaagcagattttaaaacacTGGCAGAGTCCAgaaaagcagcagaagaaaaattcagagcaaaaacaaataaaaaagaaagggagggaccAAAGTTGGTTAAATTATTGACAGGAAATCAAGATTTGTTAGATAATTCATACTATGAACAGTACATTCTTGTAACGAATAAATGTCACCCAGATCAAACAAAACACTTAGAtttcctgaaggaaattaaatgGTTTGCTGTGTTGGAGTTCGATCCTGAGTCTAACATCAATGGAGTGGTCCAAGATTACAAAGCAAGCCGAGTAGCAAACCTTCACTTTCCAAGTATATATGTAGAAGGGAAAACCACACCAAATGAGAAGATTTCTACTCTGAATCTTTACCATCAACCGAGCTGGATTTTCTGCAATGGCAGGTCAGACCTTGACAGTGAAAAATATAAACCCTTTGATCCAAGTTCCTGGCAAAGAGAAAGAGCTTCTGATGTCAGgaaactgatttcatttcttacaCATGAAGACATAATGCCAAGAGGGAAGTTTTTGGTGGTATTTCTATTACTATCCTCTGTGGATGACCCAAGAGATCCCCTCATTGAGACTTTCTGTGCTTTCTACCAGGAtctcaaaggaatagaaaatatacTGTGTATTTGTGTACAACCACACATATTTCAGGGATGGAAAGATCTACTTGAAGCAAGATTAATAAAACACCAAGATGAAATTTCAAGCCAATGTATTTCTGCTTTAAGCCTTGAAGAGATCAATGGCACTATTCTTAAACTAAAATCTGTGACTCAATCTTCAAAAAGACTTTTACCATCTATTGGTTTATCGACTGTCCTtctgaaaaaagaagaagatatcaTGACTTCTCTGGAAATTATCTGTGAAAATGAATGTGAGGGTACACTGTTAGagaaggacaaaaataaattccttgaaTTCAAGGCATCAAAAGAGGAAGACTTCTATCGAGGTGGCAAAGTGTCATGGTGGAACTTCTACTTCTCTTCTGAAAGTTATTCTTCACCTTTTGTCAAAAGGGATAAATATGAAAGACTTGAAGCAATGATTCAAAACTGCGCAGATTCTTCTAAACCAACATGTACCAAAATTATTCACCTGTATCATCATCCAGGCTGTGGGGGAACTACCTTGGCTATGCACATTCTCTGGGACCTAAGGAAAAAATTCAGATGTGCTGTGCTAAAAAACAAGACAGTGGATTTTTCTGAAATTGGAGAACAGGTAACCAATTTAATCACCTATGGGGCAATGAACCGACAGGACTATGTACCTGTACTGCTCCTTGTTGATGATTTTGAAGAACAAGATAATGTCTATCTTCTGCAGTACTCTATTCAAACAGCTATAGCTAAAAAGTACATTCGATATGAAAAACCTCTGGTGATTATCCTAAATTGTATGAGATCACAAAATCCTGAAAAAAGCGCAAGGATCCCAGACAGCATTGCCGTAATACAGCAACTCTCTCCCAAAGAACAGAGAGCTTTCGAGCTTAaattgaaagaaatcaaagaacagCATAAaaattttgaggatttttattcctttatgatCATGAAAACCAATTTTAATAAAGAATACATAGAAAATGTGGTCCGGAATATCCTGAAAGGGCAGAATATTTTTACCAAGGAAGcaaagctcttttcttttctggctctTCTTAATTCATATGTGCCTGATACCACCATTTCACTATCACAGTGTGAAAGATTCTTAGGAATTGGAAACAAGAAGGCTTTCTGGGGCACAGAAAAATTTGAAGACAAGATGGGCACCTACTCTACAATTTTGATAAAAACAGAGGTCATTGAATGTGGGAACTACTGTGGAGTACGCATCATTCACTCTTTGATTGCAAAGTTCTCACTGGAAGAATTGAAGAAAAGCTATCACCTGAATAAAAGTCAAATTATGTTGGATATGCTAACTGAGAATTTGTTCTTCGATACCGGTATGGGAAAAAGCAAATTTTTGCAAGATATGCACACACTCCTACTCACAAGACACCGCAATGAACATGAAGGTGAAACAGGAAATTGGTTTTCCCCATTTATTGAAGCATTACATAAAGATGAAGGAAATGAAGCAGTTGAAGCTGTATTGCTTGAAGGTATCCATCGATTCAACCCAAATGCATTCATTTGCCAAGCGTTGGCAAGACATTTCTACATTAAAAAGAAGGACTTTGGCAATGCTCTAAACTGggcaaaacaagcaaaaatcatAGAACCTGACAATTCTTATATCTCAGATACACTGGGTCAAgtctacaaaagtaaaataagatgGTGGATAGAGGAAAACGGAAGAAATGGGAACATTTCAGTTGATGATCTAATTGCTCTTTTGAATTTAGCAGAACAGGCCTCAAGTGCATTCAAAGAATCTCAACAGCAAAGTGAATATAGAGAGTATGAAGTGAAGGAAAGGTTGTATCAGAAGTCAAAAAGGAGGTATGATACTTACAATACCGCTGGTTATCAAGGAGAGATAGAAGTTGGGCTTTACACAATCCAAATTCTCcagctcattcctttttttgataataaaaatgagCTATCTAAAAGAGATATGGTCAATTTTGTATCAGGAAGTGGTGATATTCCAGGGGATCAAAATGATGAATATAAATTAGCCCTCAAAAACTATATTCCTTATTTAACTAAattgaaattttctttgaaaaagtcctttgatttttttgatgAATACTTTGTCCTGCTAAAACCCAGGAACAACATTAAGCAAAATGAAGAGGCCAAAACTCGGAAAAAGGTGGCcgtaaattttaagaaatatacagatatattttGTCTCTTAGAAGAATCACAAGACATAGGTCTTGGATCAAAGTTCAGTGAGCCACTTCAAATAGAGAGATGTCGGAAAAGCCTAGTAGCTTTAAAAGCAGACAAGTTTTCTGGGCTCTTGGAATATCTTATCAAAAGTCAAGAGGATGCTATAAGCACTATGGAAGATATAGTGAACAAATATGCTTTTCTCTTAGAACAATGCACTGTCAAAATCCAggcaaaagaaaagttaaatttcATCTTGGCCAACATTATTCTCTCCTGTATCAAACCTACCTCGACATTAGTAAAGCCAGTTGAAAAACTGAAAGATCAGCTTCGAGAAGTCTTGCAACCAATAGGACTGACTTACCGGTTTTCAGAACCTTATTTTCTAGCTTCCCTCTTATTCTGGCCAGAAAATCAACAACTAGATCAACATTCTCAACAAATGAAAGAGTATGCTCAAGCACTGGAAAATTCTTTCAAGGGGCAATATAAACATATGCATCGTACAAAGCAACCAATTGCGTATTTCTTTCTTGGAAAAGGTAGAAGACTGAAAAGACTTGTTCACAAAGGAAAAATTGATCAGTGCTTTGAAAACACAAGAGATATTAATTCCTTGTGGCAGAGTGGAGATGTGTGGAAGGAGGAAAAAGTCCAAGAACTTTTGCTTCGTTTACAAGGTCGAGctgaaaataattgtttataCATAGAGTATggaatcaatgaaaaaatcacAATACCCATTACTCCCACTTTTTTAGGTCAACTTAGAAGTGGCAGAAGCATAGAAAAGGTGTCTTTTTACCTGGGATTTTCCATTGGAGGCCCACTTGCTTATGACATTGAAATTGTTTAA